The proteins below come from a single Pandoraea apista genomic window:
- the cadR gene encoding Cd(II)/Pb(II)-responsive transcriptional regulator, which translates to MKIGELSSLAGCSVPAVRFYEAEGLLQAPLRAANNYRQYGQQHVDRLAFIVRCRSLDMSHDDIRALLQLQDDPAMSCDEVNALLDDQMRLVEQRIAELQALRKQLRAIRSTCAGGVCVGDCGALESLRSATGASWPTVR; encoded by the coding sequence ATGAAAATCGGTGAACTATCGTCATTGGCAGGGTGCTCCGTTCCCGCGGTGCGCTTTTATGAAGCAGAGGGCCTTCTGCAGGCGCCCCTGCGGGCCGCCAACAACTATCGGCAATATGGCCAACAGCATGTCGACAGGTTGGCCTTCATCGTTCGGTGCCGCTCGCTGGACATGTCGCACGACGATATCCGGGCTCTGCTGCAGTTGCAGGACGACCCCGCCATGTCCTGCGACGAGGTCAATGCCTTGCTAGACGATCAAATGCGCTTGGTAGAGCAGCGAATCGCCGAGTTGCAGGCGCTGCGCAAGCAACTGCGTGCCATCCGCAGTACCTGTGCGGGAGGGGTATGCGTTGGCGATTGCGGTGCACTTGAATCGCTGCGCAGCGCCACTGGGGCAAGCTGGCCAACCGTTCGCTGA